A genomic region of Mycolicibacterium poriferae contains the following coding sequences:
- a CDS encoding LLM class F420-dependent oxidoreductase: MKLGLQLGYWGAQPPTNHAELVSTAEEVGFDTVFTAEAWGSDAYTPLAWWGRETTRMRLGTSVIQLSARTPTACAMAALTLDHLSGGRHILGLGVSGPQVVEGWYGQKFPKPLARTREYIDIIRQVWAREAPVHSDGPHYPLPLTGEGTTGLGKNLKPITHPLRPDIPIMLGAEGPKNVALAAEIADGWLPIFYSPRIATMYNEWLDEGFARPGARHTRETFEICATAQVVVTDDRPAIMELMKPHLALYVGGMGAEGTNFHADVYRRMGYAEVVDEVTKLFRSDRKDEAAKVIPDELVDDSAIVGDLAYVQEQIKAWEASGVTMMVVGARSPEQIRDLAALV, translated from the coding sequence ATGAAACTGGGTCTGCAGCTCGGATATTGGGGTGCGCAACCACCGACCAACCATGCCGAACTGGTGTCCACCGCCGAAGAGGTCGGCTTCGACACCGTGTTCACCGCCGAGGCCTGGGGTTCGGACGCCTACACGCCGTTGGCGTGGTGGGGCCGCGAGACGACGCGCATGCGGCTGGGCACCTCGGTGATCCAGCTGTCGGCGCGCACCCCGACCGCGTGCGCGATGGCGGCGCTGACCCTCGACCACCTCTCCGGCGGCCGCCACATCCTCGGTCTCGGGGTGTCCGGGCCGCAGGTTGTCGAGGGCTGGTACGGCCAGAAGTTCCCCAAGCCGCTGGCCCGGACCCGTGAGTACATCGACATCATCCGGCAGGTGTGGGCCCGGGAAGCGCCGGTGCACAGCGACGGACCGCACTATCCGTTGCCGCTGACCGGGGAGGGGACCACCGGGCTGGGCAAGAACCTCAAGCCGATCACCCACCCGCTACGCCCCGACATCCCGATCATGCTCGGGGCCGAGGGACCCAAGAACGTCGCACTGGCCGCCGAGATCGCCGACGGCTGGCTGCCGATCTTCTACTCCCCGCGCATCGCGACCATGTACAACGAGTGGCTCGACGAGGGTTTCGCCCGCCCGGGTGCGCGGCACACCCGCGAGACGTTCGAGATCTGTGCGACCGCGCAGGTGGTCGTCACCGACGATCGGCCGGCGATCATGGAGCTGATGAAGCCGCATCTGGCGCTCTACGTGGGCGGTATGGGCGCCGAGGGCACCAACTTCCACGCCGACGTCTACCGGCGCATGGGTTATGCCGAGGTCGTCGACGAGGTCACCAAACTCTTCAGGAGTGACCGCAAGGACGAGGCGGCCAAGGTGATCCCCGACGAACTCGTCGACGATTCGGCCATTGTGGGCGACCTGGCGTATGTGCAGGAGCAGATCAAAGCGTGGGAGGCCTCCGGGGTCACCATGATGGTGGTGGGCGCACGCTCGCCCGAACAGATCCGCGATCTGGCTGCGCTGGTCTAG
- a CDS encoding Zn-ribbon domain-containing OB-fold protein has translation MTTSQSSPVQIDPHEPPLSAPLKLAFDYTRSVGPLLGQFFTALRERRIVGVRGSDGRVLVPPAEYDPVTYEALTEVVPVASVGTVVSWTWQSHPLEGQPLDRPFAWALIRLDGADTPMLHAVDADGPDAISTGARVHAHWVDEPAGAITDIAYFSLGDTAEEVPEPPQGLDPVTMLVVPSWIEIQHTASQPESAFLRALEQGKLLGARTGSDGKVYFPPKEANPATGQPLDQYIELADTGTVTTFAIINIPFAGQRIKPPYVAAYVLLDGADIPVLHLVADIEADQVRMGMRVQAVWKPREEWGLGIDNIEYFRPTGEPDADYDTYKHHL, from the coding sequence GTGACCACCAGCCAAAGCAGCCCGGTGCAGATCGATCCGCATGAACCGCCACTTTCCGCTCCTCTGAAGCTGGCATTCGACTACACCCGTTCAGTCGGACCACTCCTCGGTCAGTTCTTCACCGCGCTGCGCGAGCGGCGCATCGTCGGGGTTCGCGGTTCGGACGGACGCGTGTTGGTCCCGCCCGCTGAGTATGACCCCGTCACCTACGAGGCTTTGACCGAGGTCGTGCCCGTGGCCAGCGTCGGCACCGTCGTGTCGTGGACGTGGCAGTCCCACCCGTTGGAAGGGCAACCGCTGGATCGGCCGTTCGCGTGGGCGCTGATCCGCCTCGACGGCGCCGACACCCCGATGCTGCACGCCGTCGACGCCGACGGACCCGACGCGATCAGCACCGGCGCCCGGGTACACGCGCACTGGGTCGACGAGCCGGCCGGCGCGATCACCGACATCGCCTACTTCTCGCTGGGTGACACCGCCGAAGAAGTGCCGGAGCCGCCGCAGGGGCTGGACCCGGTGACGATGCTCGTCGTGCCCAGCTGGATCGAGATCCAGCACACCGCATCCCAGCCTGAAAGCGCGTTCCTGCGAGCGTTGGAACAGGGCAAGCTGCTGGGGGCCCGCACCGGTTCCGACGGCAAGGTGTACTTCCCGCCGAAGGAGGCCAACCCGGCGACGGGCCAGCCGCTCGACCAGTACATCGAACTGGCCGACACCGGTACCGTCACGACGTTCGCGATCATCAACATCCCGTTCGCCGGACAGCGGATCAAGCCGCCGTATGTGGCCGCCTACGTGCTGCTCGACGGTGCCGACATCCCGGTGCTGCACCTCGTCGCCGACATCGAGGCCGACCAGGTGCGGATGGGGATGCGGGTGCAGGCGGTCTGGAAGCCTCGCGAGGAGTGGGGCCTGGGCATCGACAACATCGAGTACTTCCGGCCGACGGGCGAACCCGACGCCGACTACGACACCTACAAGCATCACCTGTAA
- a CDS encoding thiolase domain-containing protein, with amino-acid sequence MSREVAVVGFSHAPHVRRTDGTTNGVEMLMPCFAEIYDDLGITKADIGFWCSGSSDYLAGRAFSFISAIDSIGAVPPINESHVEMDAAWALYEAYIKILTGEVDTALVYGFGKSSAGTLRRVLALQTDPYTVAPLWPDSVSMAGLQARMGLDAGTWTEEQMAQVALDAQAAGPRVDRLESGGTVEELLAQPFFADPLRRHDIAPITDGASAIVLAADDRARELRERPAWISGIEHRIETPVLGARELTTSPSTAASAAAATNGDASSIELAEIYAPFSHQQLILTEAIGLSDSTKINPSGGALAANPMFSAGLERIGFAARHVFAGEASRVLAHATSGPALQQNLVAVLEGR; translated from the coding sequence GTGAGCAGAGAAGTTGCCGTCGTCGGGTTCTCGCACGCACCGCATGTGCGTCGCACCGACGGGACCACCAACGGTGTCGAGATGTTGATGCCGTGCTTCGCCGAGATCTACGACGACCTCGGCATCACCAAGGCCGACATCGGATTCTGGTGTTCGGGGTCGTCGGACTACCTTGCCGGACGGGCCTTCTCGTTCATCTCGGCGATCGACTCCATCGGCGCGGTGCCACCGATCAACGAGTCGCATGTCGAGATGGACGCGGCCTGGGCGCTCTACGAGGCCTACATCAAGATCCTCACCGGGGAGGTCGACACCGCGCTGGTCTACGGTTTCGGCAAATCCTCGGCCGGAACGTTGCGCCGGGTGCTGGCCCTGCAGACCGACCCGTACACCGTCGCGCCGCTGTGGCCCGACTCGGTGAGCATGGCCGGGTTGCAGGCGCGCATGGGCCTCGACGCCGGCACCTGGACCGAAGAGCAGATGGCGCAGGTCGCCCTGGATGCCCAGGCCGCCGGCCCGCGGGTGGACCGACTCGAATCGGGCGGAACCGTCGAAGAGTTGCTCGCCCAGCCGTTCTTCGCCGATCCGTTGCGTCGCCACGACATCGCGCCGATCACCGACGGCGCGTCGGCGATCGTGCTCGCCGCCGACGACCGGGCGCGTGAGTTGCGTGAGCGGCCGGCCTGGATCTCGGGCATCGAGCACCGTATCGAGACCCCGGTCCTCGGAGCGCGCGAGCTGACCACGTCGCCGTCGACGGCCGCATCGGCGGCGGCGGCCACCAACGGTGATGCCTCCTCCATCGAGCTCGCCGAGATCTACGCTCCGTTCAGCCATCAGCAGCTCATCCTGACCGAGGCGATCGGACTGTCCGACAGTACGAAGATCAACCCGTCCGGTGGCGCGCTCGCCGCCAACCCGATGTTCTCGGCGGGCCTCGAGCGCATCGGTTTCGCCGCCCGCCACGTCTTCGCCGGCGAGGCCTCCCGGGTACTCGCCCACGCAACGAGTGGGCCTGCGCTGCAGCAGAATCTGGTCGCGGTTTTGGAAGGGCGTTGA
- a CDS encoding thiolase domain-containing protein, with translation MADGAKKNLAAVLGTGQTKYVAKRKDVSMNGLVREAIDKALADSECTMDDIDAVVVGKAPDFFEGVMMPELFMADATGATNKPLIRVHTAGSVGGSTAIVAASLVQSGKYRRVLTMAWEKQSESNAMWALSIPVPFTKPVGAGAGGYFAPHIRAYIRRSGAPTHIGAMVAVKDRLNGAKNPLAHLHQPDITLEKVLESPMLWDPIRYDETCPSSDGAAALVIGDEATADARVADGHPVAWIHATALRTEPLAYAGRDQVNPQASRDAAAALWKAAGITSPIDEIDVGEVYVPFSWYEPMWLESLGFAAEGEGWKLTEAGETAIGGRIPFNPSGGVLSSNPIGASGMIRFAESAIQVMNKAGDHQVPGAKKALGHAYGGGAQYYSMWVVGSEKPASSAS, from the coding sequence ATGGCTGACGGAGCAAAGAAGAATCTCGCCGCCGTCCTGGGCACCGGGCAGACGAAGTACGTCGCCAAACGCAAGGACGTGTCGATGAACGGCCTGGTGCGCGAGGCCATCGACAAGGCTCTGGCCGACTCCGAGTGCACGATGGACGACATCGATGCCGTCGTGGTGGGCAAGGCGCCGGACTTCTTCGAGGGCGTCATGATGCCGGAGCTGTTCATGGCCGACGCCACCGGCGCGACGAACAAACCGCTGATCCGCGTGCACACCGCGGGCTCGGTGGGCGGCTCGACCGCCATCGTGGCCGCGAGCCTGGTGCAGTCGGGCAAGTACCGCCGCGTGCTGACCATGGCATGGGAGAAGCAGTCGGAGTCCAACGCCATGTGGGCGCTGAGCATCCCGGTGCCGTTCACCAAGCCGGTGGGCGCCGGCGCCGGCGGATACTTCGCCCCGCACATCCGCGCCTACATCCGCCGTTCCGGAGCGCCGACGCACATCGGTGCCATGGTCGCGGTCAAGGACCGCCTCAACGGCGCGAAAAACCCACTGGCACATCTTCATCAGCCCGACATCACGCTGGAGAAGGTGCTCGAGTCGCCGATGCTGTGGGATCCGATCCGCTACGACGAGACCTGCCCGTCCTCGGACGGTGCGGCCGCCCTGGTGATCGGCGACGAAGCCACCGCCGACGCGCGCGTCGCCGACGGCCACCCGGTGGCATGGATCCACGCGACCGCGCTGCGCACCGAACCTCTCGCGTACGCGGGGCGCGACCAGGTCAACCCGCAGGCCAGCCGCGACGCCGCCGCGGCGCTGTGGAAGGCGGCCGGCATCACCAGCCCCATCGACGAGATCGATGTCGGCGAGGTCTACGTGCCGTTCTCCTGGTATGAACCGATGTGGCTGGAGAGCCTGGGCTTCGCCGCCGAGGGCGAGGGGTGGAAGCTCACCGAGGCCGGCGAAACCGCCATCGGCGGGCGCATCCCGTTCAACCCGTCCGGCGGGGTGCTGTCGTCCAACCCGATCGGCGCGTCCGGCATGATCCGCTTCGCCGAGTCGGCCATCCAGGTGATGAACAAGGCTGGCGATCACCAGGTTCCCGGCGCCAAGAAGGCGCTCGGACACGCCTACGGCGGTGGCGCCCAGTACTACTCGATGTGGGTGGTCGGCAGCGAGAAACCGGCCAGCTCCGCCTCATGA
- a CDS encoding TIGR03619 family F420-dependent LLM class oxidoreductase, protein MQYTCSVAMGPVDQLVEIARTAEEVGFDSIALPDSLFYMEKQAADYPYTPDGSRMWDENTPWVDPLIAAGAMGAVTSTLRFYTNVMKLGSRNPLLLARQVGSVANLTSNRFGFGVGIGWAPEEFEWCGVPYAKRGKRVDEMIEVIKLVLAGGMVEFHGQFYDFDRLQMSPAPSEPVPFYVGGHTEVALKRAARVGDGWTSAMMTGDQLAETIGKLNALRTEYGRADEPFEFQAVCIDKFGVDGHRELAEIGVTDNIVIPWVFDGLGFDAPIEKKKDSLKRFADTYIHSGWQDD, encoded by the coding sequence ATGCAGTACACCTGCAGCGTCGCCATGGGACCGGTCGACCAGCTCGTCGAGATCGCCCGCACCGCCGAGGAAGTCGGCTTCGATTCGATCGCGCTTCCCGACTCGTTGTTCTACATGGAAAAGCAGGCGGCCGATTACCCGTACACACCCGACGGGTCGCGGATGTGGGACGAGAACACCCCGTGGGTCGACCCGCTGATCGCCGCGGGCGCCATGGGCGCGGTGACCTCCACGCTGCGCTTCTACACCAACGTGATGAAGCTCGGCTCGCGCAATCCGCTCCTGCTGGCACGGCAGGTCGGCTCGGTGGCCAACCTGACGAGCAACCGGTTCGGCTTCGGTGTCGGAATCGGTTGGGCACCGGAGGAGTTCGAGTGGTGCGGGGTGCCCTACGCCAAGCGCGGCAAGCGTGTCGACGAGATGATCGAGGTCATCAAGCTGGTGCTGGCCGGCGGCATGGTCGAGTTCCACGGTCAGTTCTACGACTTCGACCGCTTGCAGATGAGCCCGGCCCCCAGCGAGCCGGTGCCGTTCTACGTCGGCGGACACACCGAAGTGGCGCTCAAGCGCGCCGCCCGTGTCGGTGACGGTTGGACCAGCGCGATGATGACGGGCGACCAACTGGCCGAGACCATCGGCAAGCTCAACGCATTACGTACCGAATACGGCCGCGCCGACGAACCATTCGAGTTCCAGGCGGTGTGCATCGACAAGTTCGGCGTGGACGGTCATCGTGAGCTCGCCGAGATCGGGGTCACCGACAACATCGTGATCCCGTGGGTGTTCGACGGATTGGGTTTCGACGCCCCGATCGAAAAGAAGAAGGATTCGCTGAAGCGCTTTGCCGACACCTACATCCACTCGGGCTGGCAGGACGACTAG
- a CDS encoding TetR/AcrR family transcriptional regulator: MRSRGWAGVTPSSDEEAISRILDAVDDEVAQHGSGIRLADVARRLGVTRQTVYRYFPNADALLIASAMRAVNGFIDQVIERANGLNDPVAAIVESVSFGVENLAGDPQLEALLTRRTEGEAAISLTSDTAMAFCLSVFRRLDVDWALHGFHDDAALDELAEIILRTVQSLLVDPGQSRRNGIALRRFVTRWLGPAILYPRLTSLSR; this comes from the coding sequence ATGCGTAGTCGTGGGTGGGCGGGCGTCACACCGTCATCGGACGAGGAGGCTATCTCGCGAATTCTGGATGCGGTGGACGACGAGGTCGCCCAGCACGGGTCGGGCATACGCCTTGCCGACGTCGCCCGCAGGCTCGGTGTCACCCGTCAGACGGTGTACCGCTATTTTCCGAATGCCGACGCCCTCCTCATCGCCAGCGCAATGCGTGCGGTCAACGGGTTCATCGACCAGGTGATCGAACGCGCCAACGGCCTCAACGACCCGGTCGCTGCGATTGTCGAGAGCGTCTCGTTCGGCGTCGAGAATCTCGCCGGCGATCCGCAGCTGGAAGCTCTCCTGACGCGACGGACGGAGGGGGAAGCCGCCATTTCGCTCACCTCCGACACCGCGATGGCGTTCTGCTTGTCGGTATTCCGCCGTCTTGATGTTGATTGGGCACTTCACGGGTTTCACGACGACGCTGCGCTGGATGAACTCGCCGAAATAATCTTGCGCACAGTTCAGTCCCTTCTCGTTGATCCCGGACAGTCGCGGCGCAACGGCATCGCACTACGCCGCTTTGTGACGCGATGGCTCGGTCCAGCGATCCTCTATCCGAGGCTGACGTCGCTGTCGCGATGA
- a CDS encoding cytochrome P450: MTAHSTAPNVFEAGLPTLDYSLAATPHDVVDDAREAQSRAPIAIGPLGPEILSYNMVREILRDHRFRLPPGITLAAQGITSGPLYDKMANSLLGLDGPPHVRLRKLVSKAFTPRATSRLDETIRAVVNTLIDRVEDAGRCDVVTDIARPYPTPVMCALLGAPREDWQLFADWTEEIFKALNFQPDVTFDEAAIMDAWRELDAYVDDMVAARRHNLTDDLLSELIRAESEGDRLDLDELRMLVAGFLMAGTDTTRNQLAASVQVLCEHPDQWQKLREHPELAMQAVEETMRHSPAACIAPRAAVEDVEFGGYLFPAGTFVLANTFAANRDPVIYDDADRFDISRKDVPAIMTFGGGAHYCLGANLARRELAEALVVLTRRLPVANRTGPAPWKSLLGMTGPTTLPIEFTSEQLVAADA, translated from the coding sequence ATGACCGCGCACAGCACCGCCCCCAATGTCTTTGAAGCTGGTCTTCCCACCCTCGACTACAGCCTGGCTGCCACGCCACACGACGTGGTCGACGATGCTCGAGAGGCACAATCGCGGGCGCCTATCGCCATCGGCCCCCTTGGCCCGGAAATCCTGTCTTACAACATGGTTCGCGAGATACTGCGAGACCACAGGTTCAGATTGCCGCCGGGTATCACGCTTGCGGCGCAAGGCATCACGTCGGGACCGCTGTACGACAAGATGGCCAACAGCCTCTTGGGGCTCGACGGGCCACCGCACGTCCGGTTACGCAAACTGGTTTCCAAGGCGTTCACCCCGCGTGCGACATCACGCCTGGATGAGACGATCCGCGCGGTGGTGAACACGCTGATCGATCGGGTGGAAGACGCAGGGCGGTGCGACGTCGTGACCGACATCGCGCGTCCCTACCCCACGCCGGTGATGTGCGCGCTGCTCGGTGCGCCTCGCGAGGACTGGCAACTGTTCGCAGACTGGACAGAAGAGATATTCAAGGCGCTGAACTTCCAGCCGGATGTCACCTTCGACGAAGCGGCGATCATGGACGCGTGGCGCGAACTCGACGCGTATGTCGACGACATGGTCGCCGCCCGCCGACACAATCTGACCGACGATCTGCTCTCCGAGCTCATCCGCGCGGAAAGCGAAGGTGACCGTCTCGACCTCGACGAACTCCGGATGCTGGTGGCCGGTTTCTTGATGGCAGGCACCGACACGACCCGAAACCAACTGGCGGCATCGGTGCAGGTTCTCTGCGAGCATCCAGATCAGTGGCAGAAGCTGCGTGAGCACCCAGAGCTTGCCATGCAGGCGGTCGAAGAGACCATGCGCCACTCACCAGCAGCGTGTATCGCGCCACGAGCGGCGGTCGAGGATGTCGAGTTCGGCGGCTACCTGTTCCCGGCGGGGACCTTTGTCCTCGCGAACACCTTCGCTGCCAATCGCGATCCGGTGATCTACGACGATGCCGATCGATTCGACATTTCGCGCAAGGACGTTCCGGCAATCATGACCTTCGGCGGTGGCGCGCACTACTGCCTGGGGGCAAACCTCGCGCGCCGTGAACTGGCCGAAGCGCTGGTCGTCCTGACTCGCCGTCTGCCCGTCGCCAATCGCACCGGTCCGGCACCGTGGAAGTCTCTGCTGGGTATGACAGGTCCGACGACGCTTCCGATCGAATTCACCAGCGAACAGCTCGTAGCCGCTGATGCGTAG
- a CDS encoding TetR/AcrR family transcriptional regulator, producing MVSRRGRPRSTAVREKVVRAAADLALDGGPGAATVDAIAKRAEVSRTTIYKWWPSASAIVLEGLLDSVRDTIVRPPGSTTVQALEHHVGALFGLVADPAVGPLLRNVIAASASDPAIERALMDQWITPRRAAVAVTLRDAVAAGELPVHTDVEVAVDALVSPPYYRLMLGMAPLDDAGVAALVNTVWCGCRGAREGAGS from the coding sequence ATGGTCAGCCGGCGCGGTCGCCCCCGCAGCACCGCCGTCCGCGAGAAAGTGGTGCGCGCGGCGGCCGACCTTGCGCTCGACGGGGGTCCCGGAGCGGCGACGGTCGACGCCATCGCCAAACGCGCCGAGGTGAGTCGCACGACGATCTACAAGTGGTGGCCGTCCGCGTCGGCGATCGTGCTGGAAGGGCTGTTGGACTCGGTGCGGGACACGATCGTGCGTCCGCCCGGCAGCACGACGGTGCAGGCGTTGGAGCATCACGTCGGCGCGTTGTTCGGGCTTGTCGCCGACCCCGCCGTGGGGCCATTGTTGCGTAACGTCATCGCCGCCTCGGCATCCGACCCGGCGATCGAGCGCGCGTTGATGGATCAGTGGATCACCCCGCGTCGCGCGGCGGTCGCCGTGACGCTGCGCGACGCCGTGGCGGCCGGGGAACTGCCTGTCCACACCGACGTCGAGGTCGCGGTGGATGCACTCGTCTCTCCGCCGTACTACCGGCTGATGCTGGGGATGGCGCCGCTGGACGACGCCGGTGTGGCTGCCCTGGTCAATACGGTGTGGTGTGGATGCCGAGGTGCTCGGGAGGGCGCCGGCTCATAG
- a CDS encoding MFS transporter — translation MFTNAVVPSPTTADGDRRPRPWQAVAAATFAIAWGGNEFTPLLVMYRDTAGFSPLTVDLLLFAYVLGIVPALLVGGALSDRLGRRPLMMPAPVLAAVGSLILAFGAHSAPVLAVGRVFSGLALGLAMAVGGSWLKELSSPPFGDGGSGARRAAMSLTAGFGLGAAAAGVLAEWGPAPAVMPYVINIAMALAAAVLLGTAPETRTRSRSGGAWWGDLAVPAATRRRFMTVVMPIAPWVFGAGATAYAVLPALMSEHVTQAPVAFSALMCLVALGVGFGVQHAGRRVVGDGIGGVVAALVLLVAGMAMATWAATVLTVWVALPAAAVLGAGYGLALLAGLQQVQLMAGPDDLAGLTAVFYSLCYLGFGVPAAMAFLSGAHGLPYPTMFVVGGCAAVVCLAAVVYGNRRTAAIS, via the coding sequence GTGTTCACTAATGCAGTGGTCCCGTCGCCGACCACCGCGGACGGCGACCGACGGCCCCGGCCCTGGCAGGCGGTCGCCGCGGCCACCTTCGCCATCGCGTGGGGCGGCAACGAGTTCACCCCGCTGCTGGTCATGTACCGCGACACCGCAGGCTTCTCCCCGTTGACCGTCGATCTGCTGCTGTTCGCCTACGTGCTGGGCATCGTTCCTGCGCTGCTCGTCGGCGGTGCGCTGTCGGATCGCCTGGGCCGGCGACCGCTGATGATGCCGGCGCCGGTGCTGGCGGCCGTCGGCTCGCTGATCCTCGCTTTCGGCGCGCACTCGGCCCCGGTTCTGGCTGTGGGCAGGGTGTTCAGCGGTCTCGCGCTGGGTCTGGCGATGGCGGTCGGCGGCAGCTGGCTCAAGGAGCTGTCGAGCCCGCCGTTCGGGGACGGCGGATCGGGTGCGCGCCGCGCCGCGATGAGCCTCACGGCGGGGTTCGGCCTCGGTGCGGCGGCGGCGGGCGTCCTGGCCGAGTGGGGGCCGGCGCCGGCGGTGATGCCCTACGTGATCAACATCGCGATGGCGCTCGCGGCCGCGGTCCTGCTCGGTACCGCGCCGGAGACCCGGACCCGCAGCCGGTCCGGAGGCGCGTGGTGGGGCGATCTCGCGGTGCCCGCCGCTACCAGACGCCGGTTCATGACCGTGGTCATGCCCATCGCCCCTTGGGTGTTCGGCGCCGGAGCGACGGCCTACGCCGTGCTCCCGGCGCTGATGTCCGAGCACGTCACACAGGCGCCCGTCGCGTTCTCGGCATTGATGTGCCTGGTCGCGCTCGGGGTCGGTTTCGGGGTGCAGCACGCGGGCCGGCGAGTCGTCGGCGACGGCATCGGCGGCGTCGTGGCGGCCCTGGTGCTGCTGGTCGCAGGAATGGCGATGGCCACCTGGGCAGCCACCGTGCTGACCGTGTGGGTGGCTCTGCCGGCGGCGGCTGTGCTGGGCGCCGGCTACGGGCTCGCGCTGCTGGCCGGTTTGCAGCAGGTCCAGCTCATGGCGGGTCCCGACGATCTGGCGGGACTGACGGCCGTGTTCTACAGCCTCTGCTATCTGGGCTTCGGTGTTCCGGCGGCCATGGCGTTCCTGTCGGGAGCCCATGGGCTGCCCTATCCGACGATGTTCGTGGTGGGCGGGTGCGCCGCGGTCGTCTGCCTCGCCGCGGTGGTCTACGGGAACAGGCGAACCGCGGCAATAAGCTGA
- a CDS encoding Rieske 2Fe-2S domain-containing protein — protein sequence MSTESTAGAATIREIDTGTLPDRFARGWHCLGPVKDFQDGKPHGIEIFGTMLVVFADSKGELKILDGYCRHMGGNLAQGTVKGDEVACPFHDWRWGGDGKCKLVPYAKRTPRLARTRAWHTDVRGGLLFVWHDHEGNPPQEEVRIPDIPEWASGEWTDWKWNTMLIEGSNCREIIDNVTDMAHFFYIHFGLPTYFKNVFEGHVASQYLHNVGRPDVNDMGTAYGDASLDSEASYFGPSFMINWLHNQYGDFKAESILINCHYPVTQDSFVLQWGVIVEKPKGLDDKTTEKLATAFTDGVSKGFLQDVEIWKHKTRIDNPLLVEEDGAVYQMRRWYQQFYVDAADVTPEMTDRFEMEVDTTIANEKWQVEVEENLKARNDAAEQPTEVS from the coding sequence GTGAGCACCGAGTCAACTGCGGGAGCCGCGACAATTCGCGAGATCGACACCGGCACGCTGCCCGACCGGTTCGCGCGCGGCTGGCACTGCCTGGGACCGGTCAAGGATTTCCAGGACGGCAAGCCGCACGGCATCGAGATCTTCGGCACGATGCTGGTGGTCTTCGCCGACTCGAAAGGCGAGCTCAAGATCCTGGACGGTTACTGCCGGCACATGGGCGGCAATCTGGCCCAGGGGACCGTCAAGGGCGACGAGGTCGCCTGCCCGTTCCACGACTGGCGTTGGGGCGGGGACGGTAAGTGCAAGCTGGTGCCCTACGCCAAGCGCACGCCGCGCCTGGCCCGCACCCGCGCCTGGCACACCGACGTGCGCGGCGGCCTGTTGTTCGTCTGGCACGACCACGAAGGCAACCCGCCGCAGGAGGAGGTCCGCATCCCGGACATCCCAGAGTGGGCCAGCGGTGAGTGGACCGACTGGAAGTGGAACACGATGCTGATCGAGGGCAGCAACTGCCGCGAGATCATCGACAACGTCACCGACATGGCGCACTTCTTCTACATCCACTTCGGGTTGCCGACCTACTTCAAGAACGTCTTCGAGGGTCACGTCGCCAGCCAGTACCTGCACAACGTCGGTCGTCCCGACGTCAACGACATGGGCACCGCGTACGGGGACGCGTCGCTGGATTCCGAGGCCAGCTATTTCGGCCCGTCATTCATGATCAACTGGTTGCACAACCAGTACGGCGACTTCAAGGCCGAGTCGATCCTGATCAACTGCCACTACCCGGTGACCCAGGATTCGTTCGTGCTGCAGTGGGGTGTGATCGTCGAGAAGCCCAAGGGACTCGACGACAAGACCACCGAGAAGCTGGCCACCGCCTTCACCGACGGCGTCAGCAAGGGCTTCCTGCAGGACGTGGAGATCTGGAAGCACAAGACCCGCATCGACAATCCGCTGCTGGTCGAGGAGGACGGCGCGGTATACCAGATGCGACGCTGGTACCAGCAGTTCTACGTCGACGCTGCCGACGTCACCCCCGAGATGACCGACCGCTTCGAGATGGAGGTCGACACCACCATCGCCAACGAGAAGTGGCAGGTGGAGGTCGAGGAGAATCTGAAGGCCCGCAACGACGCCGCCGAGCAACCCACCGAGGTCTCCTGA